The Pseudanabaena galeata CCNP1313 genome includes a region encoding these proteins:
- a CDS encoding PAS domain S-box protein, translating to MNAKSLLLRKQLLSAIALDPLIVAVDTGVITAIASMEKTGSSCVLVVRNNHESEAISLVGIVTKHDIFQSIAQHVLLDNLSIQSVMHDSVVTIQESALIDFPSVLKIYQQYRIHHLPVLDGDRLVGVLSQDALIDLLTQNVLQGGFEDQDLSILDHIEDSRDISEKIDSTITAGVTSLHDLTTLKQVKESLQNREQFLRTIYEGVEQAIFTVDVLEDGDFRLVAFNPAAERLTGRSTAEISGKSPTKEVLQNYIACVQAGTSITYEECLVFKGQPTWWITTLNPIYDALGRICRIVGTSTNISQRKKMETALQNLIESTSAVTGEDFFPALVSHIAKALNVSYAVVTEVEGDRLHTLAIWTTDTLQTDFLYDFAKSPCQRTLQDGMFFCDRFLQQQFPEDRDLVGMGVDSYLGIALRDSHNRAIGTLCILDKQPIQDPLWAESLLRIFASRAAAELERERAMNALENLNQELETRVKERTAALQESQRFIQQIADASPNILYLYDLQEQRNIYVNREIGIILGYTPDEIQSMGSNLFTNLIHPDDLKKLASYHTQIYAAQDDEILEFEYRIRHVNGEWRWFYGRDAVFNLNYA from the coding sequence ATGAACGCTAAAAGTCTCCTCCTCCGTAAACAATTACTATCGGCGATCGCCCTTGATCCGTTGATAGTTGCTGTAGACACAGGAGTCATAACGGCGATCGCCTCTATGGAGAAAACAGGCTCAAGTTGTGTTTTGGTAGTTAGGAACAACCATGAGTCTGAGGCAATTAGTTTAGTTGGTATTGTGACCAAACATGATATTTTTCAGTCCATTGCTCAGCATGTTCTTTTAGATAATTTATCGATACAGTCGGTAATGCATGATTCGGTTGTTACCATTCAAGAATCAGCCCTAATCGATTTTCCATCTGTCCTCAAAATATATCAACAATATCGAATTCATCATTTACCTGTACTAGATGGCGATCGCCTTGTTGGGGTGTTATCTCAAGATGCTTTAATCGATCTGTTGACCCAGAATGTTTTGCAGGGAGGATTTGAGGATCAGGATTTATCTATACTTGACCATATCGAAGATAGCCGAGATATTAGCGAAAAAATCGACAGCACCATTACCGCAGGTGTTACGAGCCTCCATGATTTGACCACACTTAAGCAAGTAAAAGAATCCTTACAAAATAGAGAACAGTTTTTACGCACAATCTACGAAGGTGTGGAACAGGCTATTTTTACAGTTGATGTATTAGAGGATGGAGATTTTCGGCTTGTTGCTTTTAATCCAGCCGCCGAAAGATTAACGGGGCGTTCGACAGCAGAAATATCTGGGAAATCACCCACCAAGGAAGTCCTTCAAAACTATATAGCTTGTGTCCAAGCAGGAACTTCGATTACCTATGAGGAATGCCTAGTTTTTAAGGGGCAACCAACTTGGTGGATTACCACTCTAAATCCTATCTACGATGCCTTAGGGCGTATTTGTCGCATTGTGGGAACTAGCACCAATATTTCCCAACGCAAGAAAATGGAAACTGCTCTCCAAAATCTGATTGAGAGTACTTCTGCGGTTACAGGTGAAGATTTTTTCCCAGCTTTAGTTAGTCACATAGCTAAAGCGCTCAATGTTTCCTATGCAGTTGTTACAGAAGTAGAAGGCGATCGGCTGCATACCCTTGCTATTTGGACAACTGATACATTGCAAACCGATTTTTTATACGATTTTGCAAAGTCTCCCTGCCAACGTACTTTACAGGATGGGATGTTTTTTTGCGATCGCTTTCTTCAGCAGCAGTTCCCAGAGGATCGCGATCTTGTGGGTATGGGGGTAGATAGCTATTTGGGTATTGCTTTACGGGATAGCCATAATCGAGCGATCGGGACTTTATGTATCCTTGATAAGCAGCCAATTCAAGATCCCCTGTGGGCTGAAAGCCTACTGCGGATATTTGCATCCCGTGCGGCGGCTGAGTTGGAGCGCGAACGAGCCATGAATGCACTGGAGAATTTGAATCAAGAACTGGAAACTAGGGTGAAAGAACGCACAGCAGCATTGCAAGAAAGCCAGCGTTTTATCCAACAAATTGCCGATGCATCACCGAATATTCTCTATTTGTACGACCTCCAAGAACAGCGTAATATTTACGTTAATCGTGAGATTGGGATTATTCTTGGGTACACCCCCGATGAAATTCAATCGATGGGTTCCAATTTGTTTACTAATTTAATTCATCCTGATGATTTAAAGAAATTGGCTTCTTACCATACCCAAATCTATGCGGCTCAAGATGATGAAATTCTCGAATTTGAATATCGGATCAGACATGTAAATGGAGAATGGCGTTGGTTCTATGGTCGAGATGCAGTATTTAACCTGAATTATGCATGA